In the genome of Acidobacteriota bacterium, one region contains:
- a CDS encoding C69 family dipeptidase has product MCDTIVVVGDRRVLFAKNSDRDANEAQILEWHCRARHQPGSPLRCTYVTIQQVEETAAVLLSRPFWMWGAEMGANEHGVVIGNEAVFTRGPVAKTGLTGMDLLRLALERSTTALGAVEVMVDLLERHGQGGGCDHETRKLRYHNSYVIADPTTAYVLETSGREWATEQVHGVRTISNALTIPEFASRHSDWLVTHVACGRTRQARTSALVGDVTGPADLMRILRDHGEDRDAPRYSWFNGALDTICMHGGGGAVHGSVTTASWVSELSPGSVRHWATGTSAPCTGLFKPVQVDEALDLGISPTDTADVNSLWWRHERLHRSILRDPTTLLPAIADHRDEVEERWLSEMPDSKSAFLQADQILESWIARIATQSVSDTRPPWARRYWDTRTRRAGLSL; this is encoded by the coding sequence GTGTGTGACACGATCGTCGTCGTCGGCGACAGGCGGGTTCTGTTCGCCAAGAACTCGGACCGCGACGCCAACGAGGCGCAGATTCTCGAATGGCATTGCCGAGCTCGCCATCAGCCCGGATCCCCGCTTCGCTGCACCTACGTCACGATCCAGCAGGTCGAAGAGACGGCGGCGGTCCTCCTGAGCCGCCCTTTCTGGATGTGGGGCGCGGAGATGGGCGCCAACGAGCACGGCGTCGTAATTGGAAACGAAGCGGTATTCACGCGAGGCCCGGTTGCGAAAACCGGTCTCACTGGAATGGACCTGCTGCGCCTCGCACTCGAACGCTCTACGACCGCACTCGGCGCGGTCGAGGTCATGGTCGATCTTCTCGAGCGGCACGGCCAAGGAGGTGGCTGCGACCACGAGACCCGAAAGCTCCGCTACCACAACAGCTATGTGATCGCCGATCCGACCACCGCATATGTCCTCGAGACCTCCGGCCGCGAGTGGGCGACGGAGCAGGTTCACGGCGTGCGGACGATCTCGAATGCTCTGACCATTCCAGAATTCGCTTCACGGCACAGCGATTGGCTGGTGACCCACGTTGCGTGCGGCCGGACTCGCCAGGCACGAACCAGCGCACTGGTCGGCGACGTTACCGGCCCGGCCGACCTGATGCGCATCCTTCGAGACCACGGTGAAGACCGCGATGCTCCTCGCTACTCGTGGTTCAACGGAGCCCTCGATACCATCTGCATGCACGGGGGGGGTGGTGCGGTTCACGGATCGGTCACCACCGCGTCGTGGGTCTCCGAGCTGTCACCAGGGTCCGTCCGGCACTGGGCCACCGGGACGTCGGCCCCCTGCACCGGGCTCTTCAAGCCCGTGCAGGTCGATGAGGCGCTCGACCTCGGTATCTCGCCGACGGATACCGCCGATGTGAATTCCCTGTGGTGGCGCCACGAACGGCTTCATCGATCGATCCTGCGCGACCCGACAACCCTGCTTCCAGCGATTGCAGATCACCGCGACGAGGTGGAGGAACGCTGGCTGAGTGAAATGCCAGATTCCAAATCTGCGTTCTTACAGGCGGATCAGATCCTGGAGTCGTGGATCGCACGTATCGCCACGCAATCCGTTTCAGACACCAGGCCGCCCTGGGCGCGGCGATACTGGGATACCCGGACCAGGCGGGCAGGTCTCTCGCTGTGA